CCACCCCTCTGCTCATCGCCCCGGCCGCCGGCGGACGGCGACGACGTCATGATCGACCGGTCGCCTCGGGGACGGCAGCGGGACCGGCGGGCGGGCACCGGCCGGCGGGGTCAGGGTGCGGCCATGCCAGAGGTAGGCGCTGGCGAGCAGGGTGGCCAGACCGACCGCCACGAAGAGCAGGCGGTAGTCGAGGACACCGACGAGCAGCGCTCCCGCGCCGATCGAGAACGCCTGCGGCCCGCTGACCACCGCCTCGGAGGCGGCGGCGACGCGGCCGATGAGACCCGGCGGGGTGCGTCGCTGGATCAGCGTGTGCAGCCCGACCATGGTCAGCGGCAGCGACACTCCGGCCAGCAGCACCGCGCCGAAGCCCAGCCACAGGTTCGGGTACGCCAACGCCAGTGCGGCCGGCCCGAAGAGTGCCACCCCCGTGGCGAGCGTGCCCACCTCACCGACCCGGCGGACGACGGCCGGTGACAGGAGCCCGCCGACCAGTCCGCCGACTCCCTGCACGGTCACCAGCACACCGACGAACGCGGCGTCGCGGCGGAGCCCCTGGTCGACATACGCGAAGATCAGCGACTCACTGAAACCCATCACCAGCGAGCCGAGGCCGTAGCCGAGCAACGCCCGGTGCAGCGCCGGCTCGGCGGCCAGGTGCCGCAGGCCAGCGACCAGCTCGGTCGACCAGCGTGGCTGTCGCCGCGGCCGCTGGGTCTCGTCGACCCGCAGCAGTCCCACCACCGCGGCGGCGGTCAGGAATCCGGCCATCGCGACTCCGGTCAGCAGCCACCCGCCGGC
The sequence above is a segment of the Micromonospora sp. WMMA1363 genome. Coding sequences within it:
- a CDS encoding MFS transporter, whose protein sequence is MRTVLRRPDFRLLFGGLLASMAAESILLLALAVWVKELTGSDGLAGATIFAIIAPMTVAPLVGWFVDRVRRRPFFIAANLVTAVLLTPLFAVRDRADVWIIYLVSVLYGLAYITLSALLSGLIRQLVPADLLADANGVLQTVRQGLRLVGPLAGAGLYAAAGGWLLTGVAMAGFLTAAAVVGLLRVDETQRPRRQPRWSTELVAGLRHLAAEPALHRALLGYGLGSLVMGFSESLIFAYVDQGLRRDAAFVGVLVTVQGVGGLVGGLLSPAVVRRVGEVGTLATGVALFGPAALALAYPNLWLGFGAVLLAGVSLPLTMVGLHTLIQRRTPPGLIGRVAAASEAVVSGPQAFSIGAGALLVGVLDYRLLFVAVGLATLLASAYLWHGRTLTPPAGARPPVPLPSPRRPVDHDVVAVRRRPGR